One Brevibacterium spongiae DNA segment encodes these proteins:
- a CDS encoding ChaB family protein — MPKTTKTGKPKETELPSTLEKSSKKAQRTFAKAYDSAIDQYGDEKRAHQVAYDALKHSYEKVGDKWEAKDSSGPSDAQSSGGKNTDRKTAGGVDAKASKEHLYEQAKKLKISGRSSMTKKELVDALEKESKRKTKQNS, encoded by the coding sequence ATGCCGAAGACGACGAAGACAGGAAAGCCGAAGGAGACCGAGCTGCCCTCGACGCTGGAGAAGTCGAGCAAGAAGGCGCAGCGGACCTTCGCCAAGGCCTACGACTCGGCCATCGACCAATACGGAGACGAGAAGCGCGCTCACCAGGTCGCCTACGACGCTCTCAAACACAGCTATGAGAAGGTCGGCGACAAGTGGGAGGCGAAGGACTCCTCCGGCCCGTCGGACGCTCAGAGCTCCGGTGGCAAGAACACCGACCGCAAGACCGCCGGCGGAGTCGACGCGAAAGCCTCGAAGGAGCACCTCTACGAGCAGGCGAAGAAGCTGAAGATCTCGGGACGTTCGTCGATGACGAAGAAAGAACTCGTCGACGCACTCGAGAAGGAGAGCAAGCGCAAGACGAAGCAGAACTCCTGA
- a CDS encoding XdhC family protein, giving the protein MLDVLSAAATRLFDSQEPQNVAVATVIATEGSVPRPVGTSMLVDAAGSIVGSLTGGCVEGAVLEACREALATGDSSVQRFGYSDDDAFAVGLMCGGRIDVLIQPFRSGCPGLRSDSGPTAVVMRLPSADDDCAPAAAVSASAVDESTGPSTESLAVRLGPLVPEDVVETAAQRVGAFIRSGRTGSIRLAPPEGGSEPIELFVETRIEPAHLLVVGANAFSLALVEAARPLGLRITVCDPRPSFADQTSFPGAEVVRAWPHRFLTEAAATGEFDTRSMICVLSHDPKVDIPTLAVALDLDVAYVGAMGSRRSDRDRRAALREAGVASPALARLHSPIGLHLETFTPAEVAVSILAEILAVRGGRRQVVPLSDEREDSPLH; this is encoded by the coding sequence ATGCTCGACGTTCTCTCCGCCGCTGCGACGCGGCTCTTCGACTCGCAAGAGCCGCAGAATGTCGCCGTCGCGACGGTCATCGCGACAGAGGGTTCGGTCCCGCGACCGGTGGGGACCTCGATGCTCGTCGATGCCGCCGGCAGCATCGTCGGATCGCTCACCGGAGGATGCGTCGAAGGAGCCGTGCTCGAGGCGTGCCGGGAGGCGCTCGCCACCGGGGACTCCTCGGTACAGAGGTTCGGCTACAGCGATGACGATGCCTTCGCCGTCGGTCTGATGTGCGGTGGCCGCATCGACGTGCTCATCCAGCCCTTCCGCTCAGGCTGTCCCGGTCTGCGATCGGACAGTGGACCGACAGCCGTGGTGATGCGCCTGCCTTCCGCCGATGACGATTGTGCCCCAGCGGCAGCTGTCTCGGCCAGCGCTGTGGATGAGAGCACGGGGCCGAGCACCGAATCCTTGGCTGTCAGACTCGGTCCTCTGGTACCCGAAGACGTGGTCGAGACCGCCGCGCAGCGCGTCGGGGCCTTTATCCGCAGCGGCCGCACCGGCAGCATCCGCCTTGCGCCCCCGGAAGGCGGGAGCGAGCCGATCGAGCTCTTCGTCGAGACCCGCATCGAGCCGGCCCATCTGCTGGTCGTCGGAGCCAACGCCTTCAGTCTCGCCCTCGTCGAAGCGGCCAGACCCTTGGGACTGCGCATCACAGTGTGCGACCCCCGTCCGTCCTTCGCCGACCAGACATCGTTTCCCGGCGCCGAGGTGGTTCGGGCCTGGCCGCACCGATTCCTCACCGAAGCGGCCGCCACCGGTGAGTTCGACACCCGGAGCATGATCTGCGTCCTCAGCCACGACCCGAAGGTCGACATCCCCACCCTGGCCGTCGCACTCGACCTCGACGTGGCCTACGTCGGGGCGATGGGCTCGCGGCGCAGCGACCGCGACCGCCGCGCCGCGCTGCGCGAAGCGGGAGTGGCGAGCCCAGCACTGGCACGGTTGCATTCGCCGATCGGTCTCCATCTGGAGACGTTCACCCCCGCCGAGGTGGCTGTGTCGATCCTCGCAGAGATCCTCGCTGTACGCGGTGGCCGCCGACAGGTCGTTCCCCTCAGCGACGAACGGGAAGATTCGCCTCTTCACTGA
- a CDS encoding DUF3224 domain-containing protein — translation MDASGAFTVETFTPIDLPREETPTTATPVGLARMEKHFTGEVSGHSTTLFTYAVDHSTDVGGYVAMESFAGNLHERTGTFNFTHSATTSGEDRDNESFVIIPSSGTGDLAGITGTGGLRNEADGTHRVWLTYELPE, via the coding sequence ATGGACGCATCAGGAGCATTCACCGTCGAGACGTTCACCCCGATCGATCTTCCGCGCGAGGAGACGCCGACGACGGCCACGCCGGTCGGTCTCGCGCGGATGGAGAAGCATTTCACCGGCGAAGTCAGCGGGCACTCGACGACGCTGTTCACCTACGCGGTGGATCATTCGACCGACGTCGGCGGCTATGTCGCCATGGAGTCGTTCGCAGGGAACCTGCACGAACGCACGGGCACCTTCAACTTCACTCATTCCGCGACGACATCCGGTGAGGACAGGGACAACGAATCGTTCGTCATCATCCCGTCGAGCGGCACCGGAGATCTGGCTGGGATCACTGGGACCGGTGGGCTGAGGAACGAAGCCGACGGCACTCATCGTGTCTGGCTGACGTACGAACTGCCCGAATAG
- a CDS encoding MerR family transcriptional regulator, which yields MGHGETATSESGGRLFSISHVAELTGVGVQSLRQYEARGLVAPMRSEGGTRRFSREDIARLRRVRELVDVGANLASIGIILDLQDENTSLRYELRRMQ from the coding sequence TTGGGACATGGGGAGACGGCGACTTCAGAGTCCGGGGGGCGCTTGTTCTCGATTTCGCATGTTGCGGAGTTGACCGGTGTCGGGGTGCAGTCATTGCGGCAGTACGAGGCTCGCGGCCTCGTGGCGCCTATGCGAAGTGAAGGCGGGACGCGGCGGTTCAGTCGCGAGGATATTGCTCGTCTGCGGCGTGTGCGGGAGCTGGTTGACGTGGGCGCGAATCTCGCTAGCATCGGAATCATTCTCGATCTCCAGGATGAGAACACCTCGCTTCGGTACGAATTGAGGAGGATGCAATGA
- a CDS encoding FUSC family protein — MPHDRSQEGYLRQPEFVTDLLQIAKGVIAATGAWWVSDAVLDSQMPFLAPWTALLTVHATVYRSFSRGVQTTIASTIGVGVSFLIGNYLGVGLWTFALAMFVGLAGARLSWIRDEGVAIATTAIFILGSGFDSQQPLLVDRLLELALGVAVGLAVNLLMVPPLRDRQAARYIDSVNRQMGEVLTDMSDQFSRSWDSDAAQEWFERTEAMSRELESAWQTVRFARESRRINPRTAIRAKRLRRRADTADSAEKESYENILFRADEGISHLRNLARTLREASSSEREWNTWFRDEWTSIVAEAGRSIADPDAEVEPIFDRLQQLSTDISQDRSLPEITWPIYGSLITSLRHIVVIVDDVASARSARESD; from the coding sequence ATGCCCCATGATCGCTCACAGGAGGGATATCTCCGGCAGCCGGAGTTCGTCACCGACCTGCTGCAGATCGCCAAGGGCGTGATCGCCGCCACCGGCGCCTGGTGGGTCTCTGACGCCGTGCTTGACAGTCAGATGCCGTTCCTTGCTCCGTGGACGGCGCTGCTGACGGTCCACGCCACCGTCTACCGGTCGTTCTCTCGAGGGGTGCAGACGACGATCGCGTCGACGATCGGCGTGGGCGTGTCCTTCCTCATCGGCAACTACCTCGGTGTCGGTCTCTGGACTTTCGCTCTGGCGATGTTCGTCGGTCTGGCCGGTGCCCGCCTGTCGTGGATCCGCGACGAAGGAGTGGCGATCGCGACGACGGCGATCTTCATCCTCGGCTCGGGATTCGACTCCCAGCAGCCTCTGCTCGTCGACCGTCTCCTCGAACTCGCCCTCGGGGTGGCAGTCGGCCTCGCAGTCAATCTCCTCATGGTCCCGCCTCTGCGGGACCGACAGGCGGCTCGCTATATCGACAGCGTCAACCGGCAGATGGGCGAAGTGCTCACAGACATGTCGGACCAGTTCTCTCGCTCCTGGGACTCGGATGCCGCCCAGGAGTGGTTCGAACGGACTGAGGCCATGAGCCGAGAGCTCGAATCGGCGTGGCAGACCGTGCGATTCGCCCGTGAAAGCCGACGCATCAATCCCCGCACAGCGATCCGGGCCAAGAGACTGCGACGCCGGGCAGACACAGCCGACTCCGCAGAGAAGGAAAGCTACGAGAACATCCTGTTCAGAGCCGACGAAGGCATCTCCCACCTGCGGAACCTCGCCCGCACTCTCCGTGAAGCCTCCTCATCCGAAAGAGAATGGAACACCTGGTTCCGCGATGAGTGGACGTCGATCGTCGCCGAGGCCGGACGGTCCATCGCCGATCCCGATGCCGAGGTCGAACCGATCTTCGACCGTCTCCAACAGCTGTCGACCGATATCTCCCAGGATCGGTCGCTTCCAGAGATTACGTGGCCGATCTACGGCTCACTCATCACGAGCCTGCGCCATATCGTCGTCATCGTCGACGATGTCGCCTCGGCGCGCAGCGCACGGGAATCCGACTGA
- a CDS encoding DUF6480 family protein, with the protein MSSHDDKQPKPNTDRHGTGNPNLDPGPAGDPDLDEGGSVRPGATPPESHSATASPPHPPASRPPKTKWVIVGISCLLAIMIFFFVAYIVGVFG; encoded by the coding sequence ATGAGTTCACACGATGACAAACAGCCGAAACCGAACACCGACCGGCACGGCACCGGCAATCCCAACCTCGACCCGGGCCCAGCCGGCGACCCCGACCTCGATGAGGGCGGAAGCGTCCGACCAGGTGCGACTCCTCCTGAGTCGCACTCGGCGACCGCCTCGCCGCCTCACCCTCCGGCGTCGCGGCCCCCGAAGACGAAATGGGTGATCGTCGGAATCAGTTGCCTGCTGGCGATCATGATCTTCTTCTTCGTCGCCTATATCGTCGGGGTCTTCGGCTGA
- a CDS encoding Ku protein, whose protein sequence is MRAIWTGSIAFGLVNVPVKLYSATENHDVRMHQVHKKDGGRIRNQHHCEECGKTVEYDDIDKAFDDGEHRVVLTSEDFEALPAEDNDDIDVLQFVPSDEIDPIMLEKAYFLEPTSKTPKAYLLLRKTLEDTERTAIVKLTLRTRTRLAVLRVCGKVLMIQTLRWADEIRDVDFKGVNSKAKISDKELEMSEKLVESYSEDFTPEEFSDDYQVELRKLIDAKIESGESLDIEKTFDEEDSEEDTGGDVIDLMEALRKSVDSSRSAKKGTPGKKSNAKKTSSKKSSAKPKKSTAKKSAPKKRTG, encoded by the coding sequence ATGAGAGCTATCTGGACCGGATCCATCGCCTTCGGCCTCGTGAATGTGCCCGTGAAGCTGTACTCGGCCACGGAGAACCACGACGTGCGAATGCATCAGGTCCACAAGAAGGACGGAGGGCGGATCCGCAATCAGCATCACTGCGAGGAATGCGGGAAGACCGTCGAGTACGACGACATCGATAAGGCTTTCGACGACGGCGAGCACCGCGTGGTCCTCACCAGTGAGGACTTCGAGGCTCTTCCGGCAGAGGACAACGACGATATCGACGTCCTGCAATTCGTGCCCAGCGACGAGATCGACCCCATCATGCTCGAGAAGGCCTACTTCCTCGAGCCGACGTCGAAGACGCCGAAGGCCTACCTCCTGTTGCGTAAGACGCTCGAGGACACCGAGCGGACCGCGATCGTCAAGCTCACTCTGCGCACCCGTACGCGTCTGGCCGTGTTGCGGGTCTGCGGAAAGGTCCTCATGATCCAGACCCTGCGCTGGGCCGATGAGATCCGCGACGTCGACTTCAAGGGCGTGAACTCGAAGGCGAAGATCTCGGACAAGGAACTCGAGATGTCGGAGAAGCTCGTCGAGTCCTACTCCGAGGACTTCACCCCCGAGGAGTTCAGCGACGACTACCAGGTCGAGTTGCGCAAACTCATCGACGCGAAGATCGAATCCGGCGAGAGCCTCGACATCGAGAAGACCTTCGACGAGGAAGACTCCGAGGAGGACACCGGAGGCGATGTCATCGACCTCATGGAGGCGCTGCGCAAATCCGTGGACAGTTCGCGGTCGGCGAAGAAGGGGACGCCGGGCAAGAAGTCGAATGCGAAGAAGACCTCGTCGAAGAAGTCGAGCGCGAAACCGAAGAAGTCGACGGCGAAGAAATCGGCCCCGAAGAAACGCACCGGATGA
- a CDS encoding MarR family winged helix-turn-helix transcriptional regulator: protein MPSADSKAAGLTYFSNESEFSDRSALSESEIAECTALMEALRQWHEAERDLAEASRRYMQLNDSDMRTIRLLIRAQRQGLIVTPKDIAAAVGISSASTTKLVDRLVAGGHLIRVPHPHDRRTTSVEVTEETAQAAHESVGRQHARRFDVIAALNSRERQTVLRFFSAMTEADCPQGVLADDGSGRSTQDRD, encoded by the coding sequence GTGCCGTCCGCAGACTCGAAGGCAGCTGGGCTGACCTACTTTTCGAATGAATCGGAGTTCTCCGATCGCTCGGCCCTGTCCGAATCCGAGATCGCGGAGTGCACCGCGCTGATGGAGGCCCTGCGGCAGTGGCACGAGGCCGAACGCGACCTCGCCGAGGCGTCGCGGCGGTATATGCAGCTCAACGACAGCGATATGCGCACCATCCGCCTGCTCATCCGCGCGCAGCGCCAGGGGCTCATCGTCACTCCCAAGGACATCGCTGCTGCCGTCGGGATCTCCAGCGCCTCGACGACGAAGCTCGTCGATCGCCTCGTCGCCGGTGGGCACCTGATCCGGGTTCCCCACCCCCACGACAGGCGCACCACCAGCGTCGAGGTGACAGAGGAGACCGCGCAGGCAGCGCACGAGTCGGTGGGTCGCCAGCATGCCCGTCGCTTCGACGTGATCGCGGCCCTGAACAGCCGGGAGCGCCAGACCGTGCTGCGGTTCTTCTCTGCCATGACCGAAGCCGACTGCCCGCAGGGCGTACTGGCTGATGACGGGAGCGGACGGTCGACGCAGGACCGTGATTAG
- a CDS encoding GPGG-motif small membrane protein: MAVILWIIAALLVVSGIAALFRKQILWGVVLIVVGCLVGPGGVSIFT; encoded by the coding sequence GTGGCTGTCATTCTCTGGATCATCGCAGCGCTGCTCGTCGTCTCCGGTATCGCTGCCCTCTTCAGGAAACAGATACTCTGGGGAGTCGTGCTCATCGTCGTGGGCTGCCTCGTCGGGCCCGGGGGAGTGAGCATCTTCACCTGA
- a CDS encoding phospholipase D-like domain-containing protein, which produces MSPLRNPSLRQVDRLRRIVPWAVVGLVGAVPTTVAASMAIDLIQKRGRKTRAAPRPGTFSSTVEESELDIYTDGATLYEDMLDAIGSARESILMETFIWKNDEVGQRFIDAFNAASARGVEVHLIYDGFANLSVPSSFYHQLFEQVRVLRLPTVARRFWRGPMRHSGFNHSKILVIDDDVAFVGGFNIGSLYARHWRDTHLRSVGPGAWGLRQTIAEVWNEFHDSDEQIAWVPPAAWESKLRVSANLPIHLVYPIRSMYLNAFARARKRIWLTTPYFIPDQQLLHSLVEAAERGVDVRVMVPQESNHILGDWLSRGFFEQMINSKVTVLLYTASMIHSKVATVDGEWSTVGTANIDRLSLTFNYETNVEVIDRAFAAEMEKVFDSDSMHCVELGSEWLNRHRLTKLAERALVPMRPWL; this is translated from the coding sequence ATGTCTCCGCTGAGAAATCCTTCCCTCCGCCAGGTCGACCGTCTGCGGCGAATCGTGCCCTGGGCGGTAGTCGGCCTCGTCGGCGCAGTGCCGACGACCGTCGCAGCTTCGATGGCCATCGACCTCATCCAGAAGCGGGGACGAAAGACGCGCGCTGCTCCGCGACCGGGGACCTTCAGTTCGACGGTCGAAGAGTCAGAGCTCGACATCTACACCGATGGTGCCACTCTCTACGAGGACATGCTCGATGCGATCGGCTCCGCACGCGAGTCGATCCTCATGGAGACGTTCATCTGGAAGAACGACGAGGTGGGTCAGAGGTTCATCGACGCATTCAACGCGGCATCGGCCCGCGGTGTGGAGGTCCATCTCATCTACGACGGCTTCGCCAATCTGTCGGTGCCCAGCTCGTTCTACCATCAGCTCTTCGAGCAGGTTCGTGTGCTGCGTCTGCCGACGGTGGCGCGGAGGTTTTGGCGGGGACCGATGCGGCATTCGGGTTTCAACCATTCGAAGATCCTCGTCATCGACGACGATGTAGCCTTCGTCGGCGGGTTCAACATCGGCTCTCTCTACGCCCGTCACTGGCGCGACACCCACCTGCGATCGGTCGGCCCCGGAGCCTGGGGTCTGCGGCAGACCATCGCGGAAGTGTGGAACGAGTTCCACGACTCCGACGAACAGATCGCATGGGTGCCGCCCGCGGCCTGGGAGTCGAAGCTGCGGGTCTCGGCGAATCTTCCGATCCACCTCGTCTATCCCATTCGCAGTATGTATCTCAACGCCTTCGCCCGTGCGCGGAAGCGGATCTGGCTGACGACACCCTATTTCATTCCCGACCAGCAGCTGCTGCACTCTCTCGTCGAGGCGGCGGAGCGCGGCGTGGACGTGCGGGTCATGGTTCCGCAGGAGTCCAACCACATCCTCGGCGATTGGCTCTCCCGCGGATTCTTCGAGCAGATGATCAACTCGAAGGTCACGGTTCTGCTCTACACCGCGAGCATGATCCATTCGAAGGTCGCCACTGTCGACGGCGAATGGTCGACGGTGGGTACGGCGAACATCGACCGGCTGTCGTTGACGTTCAACTACGAGACGAATGTCGAAGTCATCGACCGTGCATTCGCCGCCGAGATGGAGAAGGTTTTCGACAGTGACTCCATGCACTGTGTCGAACTCGGTTCGGAGTGGCTCAACCGCCACCGGCTGACCAAACTCGCTGAACGCGCTCTCGTGCCGATGCGCCCCTGGCTGTGA
- a CDS encoding DUF3263 domain-containing protein, whose translation MVPGTVHELSEHDRLILDFEKTASAAAGRHELCQRIELPAERYAIVLEGIVDTDAAYGYAPDVVERVRRLRAERFAFERRQGRWKKHSSFPL comes from the coding sequence ATGGTCCCCGGCACTGTGCACGAACTGTCCGAGCATGATCGGTTGATCCTCGACTTCGAGAAGACTGCGTCTGCTGCGGCGGGGCGACACGAGTTGTGCCAGCGAATCGAACTTCCAGCAGAGAGGTACGCCATCGTGCTCGAGGGGATCGTGGATACGGACGCCGCATACGGTTACGCCCCGGACGTTGTGGAGCGGGTGAGGCGGTTGCGAGCGGAACGGTTCGCATTCGAACGCCGGCAAGGCCGATGGAAGAAGCACAGCAGCTTCCCCCTATAG
- a CDS encoding SDR family oxidoreductase: MSDQLTFQDPTTRFPDISPPKQDQPEPGLDAELIPGTDRGEDSYTGTGRLRGRRALITGSDSGIGSAVAIAFAREGADVALSYLPAEEEDAQHVCEVIRQAGRKAVPLPGDLSDPEYCREVVRRAAEELGGLDAVVNNAGRQIAVEDIADLTDEQWEDTFRTNIHAMFRVSQAALEHLEPGSTIVNSTSVQAYSPSAHLIDYASTKAAINNFTKGLATQLAPKGIRVNSVAPGPIWTPLQVSDGQPKEALPHFGKNTPLGRAGQPTELAPAYVFLTSSESSYVIGETLNVNGGQPTP, encoded by the coding sequence ATGAGCGACCAGCTGACCTTCCAGGATCCCACCACTCGCTTTCCCGACATCTCACCGCCGAAGCAGGATCAGCCCGAACCGGGACTCGACGCGGAACTCATCCCCGGCACGGATCGCGGTGAGGACAGCTACACCGGCACAGGCAGGCTCCGCGGCCGCAGGGCGCTGATCACCGGCTCGGACTCCGGCATCGGATCCGCCGTCGCGATCGCCTTCGCCCGTGAGGGAGCCGATGTCGCTCTGTCCTATCTGCCCGCCGAGGAGGAGGATGCCCAGCACGTCTGCGAAGTCATCCGCCAGGCCGGCCGCAAGGCCGTGCCTCTCCCGGGAGACCTGTCCGATCCCGAGTACTGCCGCGAAGTGGTCCGCCGGGCGGCAGAGGAACTGGGCGGGCTCGATGCGGTGGTCAACAATGCCGGCCGACAGATCGCCGTCGAAGACATCGCCGACCTCACGGACGAGCAGTGGGAGGACACATTCCGGACGAACATCCACGCGATGTTCCGGGTCTCCCAGGCCGCGCTCGAGCATCTCGAGCCTGGGTCGACGATCGTCAACAGCACCTCCGTGCAGGCGTATTCGCCGTCCGCCCACCTCATCGACTATGCGTCGACGAAAGCGGCGATCAACAACTTCACGAAGGGACTGGCCACTCAGCTGGCTCCGAAGGGCATCCGAGTGAATTCCGTGGCACCGGGGCCGATCTGGACCCCGCTGCAGGTCTCCGACGGCCAGCCGAAGGAGGCGCTGCCGCACTTCGGCAAGAACACTCCGCTGGGACGGGCAGGGCAGCCGACAGAGCTCGCACCTGCGTACGTCTTCCTCACCTCGTCGGAGTCGAGCTACGTGATCGGTGAGACCCTCAACGTCAACGGCGGCCAGCCCACCCCGTGA
- a CDS encoding PIG-L family deacetylase: MQSQMSMRFSHQDRSTREDAWVQAGALDLPAVPESTIARGGTIIVLAAHPDDEALGAAALLARADEWSCQLKVLLFSAGEKSHPESPTYTGDQLKSIRLEEFDRALSTFDKAHSSRFLDLPDGQLPEYSSQIRDVIRQEIARSHGPVTLVAPYSRDGHCDHEAVGAAALDIGRSHYAVVLEYPIWFWHWAAPTDPRWQAWAILPDPQGLDRNALLACYPSQTEALSDQHGDEAILTSAHLEHFIRSHDTFVITDFRSGEASAGYGQEGIGRPINDASTASAVFDDVHRERSDPWTVWESEYEIAKRETLVSHLPSTSFSHILEIGCSVGALTRELAAYSVRVTAVDASCEALKTAKRLHTTTATEIAFLHATVPYEWPEGHFDCVVLSETGFYLTRAQLQRTLERIDESTPSRFVLVLCHWKGDIEDWPLTADEVHDACLDYWPRMRTDFRSEAEYRLDIVTVDKTDDFLPAEAVE; this comes from the coding sequence GTGCAGAGCCAGATGTCGATGAGGTTTAGCCACCAAGACCGCAGCACCAGAGAAGATGCCTGGGTGCAGGCGGGTGCCCTTGATCTTCCGGCGGTTCCAGAGAGCACAATCGCCAGAGGCGGAACCATCATCGTCCTTGCCGCACACCCAGACGATGAAGCGCTGGGAGCCGCTGCGCTGCTCGCACGTGCCGATGAGTGGAGCTGCCAGCTGAAAGTCCTACTCTTCAGCGCAGGCGAGAAATCGCACCCTGAGTCGCCGACGTATACCGGCGATCAGCTCAAAAGCATCCGTCTGGAGGAGTTCGATCGTGCGCTGAGCACCTTCGACAAGGCGCACTCCAGTCGTTTTCTCGATCTGCCCGACGGTCAGCTGCCCGAATATTCAAGCCAGATCAGAGACGTGATCCGACAGGAGATCGCACGATCACATGGGCCGGTGACACTCGTTGCGCCTTACAGCCGGGATGGGCACTGTGACCACGAGGCGGTGGGCGCCGCGGCGCTGGACATCGGGCGATCACATTATGCCGTAGTGCTCGAATATCCCATCTGGTTCTGGCACTGGGCTGCTCCCACAGACCCTCGCTGGCAGGCCTGGGCAATCTTACCTGACCCTCAAGGTCTTGATCGAAATGCTCTGCTCGCGTGTTACCCGTCGCAGACCGAAGCGCTGTCGGATCAGCACGGGGACGAAGCGATCCTCACCAGCGCCCATTTGGAACACTTCATCCGGAGCCACGATACCTTCGTGATCACGGATTTCAGATCCGGTGAGGCATCGGCCGGCTATGGTCAGGAGGGAATAGGCAGACCGATCAATGATGCGTCCACTGCGTCGGCGGTGTTCGATGATGTGCACAGAGAACGCAGTGATCCGTGGACGGTGTGGGAGTCCGAATACGAAATCGCCAAACGCGAGACCCTTGTGTCCCACCTCCCGTCGACCTCGTTTTCCCACATTCTCGAGATCGGTTGTTCAGTCGGCGCTTTGACCCGAGAGCTTGCCGCTTACAGCGTCAGAGTGACAGCTGTCGATGCCAGCTGCGAGGCGCTGAAAACAGCGAAACGTCTGCACACGACCACTGCAACCGAAATAGCCTTCCTGCACGCCACTGTCCCATACGAATGGCCCGAAGGGCATTTCGACTGCGTCGTCCTCTCAGAGACCGGCTTCTATCTGACACGTGCACAGCTGCAACGAACGTTGGAGCGCATTGATGAATCAACCCCATCGCGCTTTGTGCTCGTTCTCTGTCATTGGAAGGGTGACATCGAAGATTGGCCTCTGACCGCCGATGAAGTCCATGACGCGTGCCTGGACTACTGGCCCCGAATGCGGACCGATTTTCGCTCCGAGGCCGAGTATCGTCTCGATATCGTGACGGTGGACAAAACTGACGATTTCCTCCCTGCGGAAGCCGTTGAGTGA
- a CDS encoding Hsp20/alpha crystallin family protein translates to MMMRTDPFREVERLSREIFGATGTTARPVMMPMDAWRDGDTFRVELDLPGIDPDNIDLDVENNVVTVKAERPATDHGESSVAAERPRGTFSRQLVLGDNLDTSNITANYDAGVLTLSIPVAESAKPRKIAINSGSAEPAAISA, encoded by the coding sequence ATCATGATGCGCACTGACCCATTCCGCGAAGTCGAACGCCTGAGCAGAGAAATCTTCGGAGCCACCGGCACAACGGCTCGCCCCGTGATGATGCCGATGGACGCCTGGCGCGACGGCGATACTTTCCGCGTCGAACTCGACCTGCCAGGAATTGATCCTGACAACATCGACCTCGACGTCGAGAACAACGTCGTCACCGTCAAAGCTGAACGGCCTGCGACCGACCACGGGGAGTCTTCGGTCGCGGCAGAGCGGCCCCGCGGGACCTTCAGCCGACAACTCGTCCTCGGCGACAACCTCGACACCAGCAACATCACGGCGAACTACGACGCCGGTGTGCTCACACTCAGCATCCCGGTCGCGGAATCAGCGAAACCCCGCAAGATCGCCATCAACTCAGGCTCTGCTGAACCGGCAGCCATCAGCGCCTAA
- a CDS encoding Dps family protein: MTDTVTVPEPHGSEDTRRENAERGFVAPESLTKNLQNVLVDFIALSLVAKQAHWNIVGTNFRDLHLNLDEVTTVARNGSDALAERMRALHGSPDGRPAVIAAQTDLATFPAGEITTHDAIDHVVDAIETTVGSMRTCHDEVDSADPTTADLFHEYIAQLEQQAWFISAETRRPS; the protein is encoded by the coding sequence ATGACAGACACAGTCACCGTTCCCGAACCGCACGGATCCGAAGACACCCGGAGGGAGAACGCCGAGAGGGGATTCGTCGCACCCGAGTCGCTGACGAAGAACCTGCAGAACGTCCTCGTCGACTTCATCGCCCTCAGCCTGGTCGCCAAACAGGCGCACTGGAACATCGTGGGCACGAACTTCCGAGATCTCCATCTCAACCTCGACGAGGTGACGACAGTGGCCCGCAACGGCAGCGACGCCCTCGCCGAACGGATGAGGGCACTGCACGGTTCGCCCGACGGACGGCCCGCGGTCATCGCCGCGCAGACCGATCTGGCGACGTTCCCGGCCGGAGAGATCACCACCCACGATGCGATCGACCACGTCGTGGACGCGATCGAGACGACGGTCGGCAGCATGCGCACCTGCCACGACGAGGTCGACTCCGCCGACCCGACGACCGCGGATCTGTTCCACGAATACATCGCCCAGCTCGAACAGCAGGCCTGGTTCATCAGCGCCGAGACGCGCCGGCCGAGCTGA